Proteins from one Loktanella sp. M215 genomic window:
- a CDS encoding calcium-binding protein: MTDTPAPPAVPPARPNRAPVRLRSVTLDDILGTGAILIGTAHLLEHVSDPDGDVLRVVDITASAGTLIPVAGGFLYTPDPGYAGVVQLAYQVSDGQAAVAQMAHLNIRPVCKDGTDAADVLTGTDGVDVIAGGRGDDQIAAQGGDDVIYGGDGADRILGGAGDDLIYGGAGDDIIYGEAGHDRIDGGAGHDMIYGGDGSDVLTGGAGDDALFGGAGSDMMDGGTGDDVLSDGAGSDIVTGGAGSDTVIVSADRADDTFQGDAPEPGVAPDTGAVDTLDFSAVTAPLSIDMTTGVAESTDSGHDSFAGFEVVIAGRGDDVIRGSAADEVIYGADGADAITGGAGDDALFGGTGDDVLSDGAGSDIVTGGAGSDTVIVSADRADDTFQGDAPEPGVAPDTGAVDTLDFSAVTAPLSIDMTTGVADSTDSGHDSFAGFEVLIAGRGDDVIRGSAADETVVDGAGRDTVTLAEGRDRMVVTQDMSADSFDGGAGQDTLDLSQIEGPVVADLSTGRVAGVTGPADSFDSFEVIIGTTGGDRFIIGDGSVTLTGGAGDDVYCFNTVDGIAQNTATITDFGIGDAIETRIWRFFEDDGRDDHGGLRLDGAAPPDTLRPLNLSFSYETGTDGDTTRIDIHEDDMFDAFITLTGHHVLILHDAL; the protein is encoded by the coding sequence GTGACCGACACGCCGGCACCGCCGGCGGTCCCGCCGGCCCGGCCCAACCGGGCGCCGGTGCGGCTGCGGTCCGTGACCCTTGACGACATTCTGGGCACCGGCGCGATCCTGATCGGCACCGCACACCTGCTGGAACATGTCAGCGATCCGGACGGCGACGTCCTGCGGGTCGTGGACATCACCGCCTCCGCAGGCACGCTCATCCCGGTTGCGGGCGGGTTCCTCTATACGCCGGACCCCGGCTATGCCGGTGTCGTGCAACTTGCCTATCAGGTCAGCGACGGTCAGGCCGCGGTCGCGCAGATGGCGCACCTGAACATCCGCCCCGTGTGCAAGGACGGCACGGATGCAGCCGACGTCCTGACAGGGACCGATGGCGTGGACGTGATCGCCGGGGGCCGCGGCGATGACCAGATCGCGGCACAGGGCGGCGACGATGTCATCTACGGCGGCGACGGGGCCGACCGCATCCTTGGCGGGGCCGGCGACGATCTGATCTATGGCGGGGCGGGCGACGACATCATCTATGGCGAGGCCGGGCACGACCGGATCGACGGCGGCGCGGGCCACGACATGATCTACGGTGGCGACGGGTCCGACGTCCTGACCGGCGGCGCGGGCGACGACGCGCTGTTCGGCGGCGCGGGCTCCGACATGATGGACGGCGGCACCGGTGACGATGTCCTGTCCGACGGGGCCGGGTCCGATATCGTGACCGGCGGTGCGGGGTCGGACACCGTCATCGTCAGCGCAGACCGCGCCGACGACACCTTCCAGGGCGACGCACCCGAACCGGGCGTCGCACCGGACACAGGCGCCGTCGATACGCTCGACTTCAGCGCCGTGACCGCCCCCCTGTCCATCGACATGACCACAGGTGTGGCCGAGAGCACCGACAGCGGGCACGACAGTTTTGCCGGGTTCGAGGTCGTGATCGCGGGCCGTGGCGACGACGTCATCCGCGGCAGTGCGGCGGACGAGGTGATATACGGTGCAGACGGCGCCGATGCGATCACCGGCGGGGCCGGCGATGACGCGCTGTTCGGCGGCACCGGCGACGATGTCCTGTCCGACGGGGCCGGGTCCGATATCGTGACCGGCGGTGCGGGGTCGGACACCGTCATCGTCAGCGCGGACCGCGCCGACGACACCTTCCAGGGCGACGCACCCGAACCGGGCGTCGCACCGGACACAGGCGCCGTCGATACGCTCGACTTCAGCGCCGTGACCGCCCCCCTGTCCATCGACATGACCACAGGTGTGGCCGACAGCACCGACAGCGGGCACGACAGTTTTGCCGGGTTCGAGGTCCTGATCGCGGGTCGCGGCGACGACGTCATCCGCGGCAGTGCGGCAGACGAGACCGTCGTGGACGGCGCGGGCCGCGATACCGTCACGCTGGCGGAGGGCCGCGACCGGATGGTCGTCACGCAGGACATGTCGGCGGACAGCTTCGACGGCGGTGCGGGTCAGGATACGCTGGATCTGTCGCAGATCGAGGGCCCCGTCGTGGCCGACCTCAGCACCGGGCGCGTCGCAGGCGTCACCGGCCCCGCGGACAGCTTTGACAGCTTCGAGGTCATCATCGGCACCACAGGCGGCGACCGGTTCATCATCGGCGACGGGTCCGTGACCCTGACCGGCGGTGCTGGCGACGACGTCTATTGCTTCAACACGGTCGATGGCATCGCGCAGAATACCGCGACGATCACCGACTTCGGCATCGGCGATGCGATCGAGACGCGGATCTGGCGCTTCTTCGAGGACGACGGGCGCGACGATCACGGCGGCCTGCGCCTCGATGGCGCAGCACCGCCCGACACGCTGCGGCCGCTCAACCTCAGCTTCAGCTACGAGACCGGCACCGATGGCGACACCACCCGGATCGACATCCACGAGGATGACATGTTCGACGCCTTCATCACCCTGACGGGCCACCACGTCCTGATCCTGCACGATGCCCTTTGA
- a CDS encoding HlyD family type I secretion periplasmic adaptor subunit — translation MTMTYPGTAPMALSADKDALRLWPRMLTGLVLATALIGGVGGWIATAELGGAVISQGVVVVEANVQSIQHRDGGIVSAIAVREGDVVTKGQLLIRLDDAQTTSELAIVQGQTTELEVRSARLTAERDGRDRLALDPDWIAAHPEAAEMIAGETKLFDGQRQTRDSQRQQLELGISQITEEIAGLQGQRTAKAADATLVEAEYDRTRSMTERKLIEVSRLYGVERERVRLAGEMGEIEAAIARAAARTSEIRLQILAIDDTARTEAQRELSTVVTRLAELTEREIAIRDRLSRTEIRAPIDGVVNELNIHTLGGVVTPAEVLVTLVPRDSPLRVDIKLPPTAIEQVSLNQVARLRFPAFNQRVTPELRGAIVHISPATTTDRTTGQSYYQATVDIAPGEIAKLHDSHLIPGMPVEVFVTTQDRTVASYLIKPITDRFAHAFRER, via the coding sequence ATGACGATGACCTATCCCGGCACGGCCCCGATGGCCCTCTCGGCAGACAAGGACGCCCTGCGCCTCTGGCCCCGGATGCTGACCGGCCTCGTGCTGGCCACGGCGCTGATCGGCGGCGTCGGCGGCTGGATCGCCACGGCCGAACTCGGCGGTGCCGTCATCTCGCAGGGCGTGGTCGTGGTCGAGGCGAACGTCCAGTCGATCCAGCACCGCGACGGCGGCATCGTCTCGGCCATCGCCGTGCGCGAAGGCGACGTGGTGACCAAGGGGCAGCTGCTGATCCGCCTCGACGACGCGCAGACGACGTCGGAACTGGCCATCGTGCAGGGCCAGACGACCGAACTGGAAGTGCGCAGCGCCCGGCTGACGGCGGAACGCGACGGCCGCGACCGGCTGGCGCTGGACCCCGACTGGATCGCCGCCCACCCCGAGGCCGCCGAGATGATCGCCGGCGAGACGAAGCTTTTCGACGGTCAGCGCCAGACCCGCGACAGCCAGCGCCAGCAGCTGGAACTGGGCATCTCGCAGATTACCGAGGAAATCGCGGGCCTGCAGGGCCAGCGCACCGCCAAGGCCGCCGATGCCACGCTGGTCGAGGCCGAATACGACCGCACCCGGTCCATGACCGAACGCAAGCTGATCGAGGTCTCGCGGCTCTACGGGGTCGAGCGCGAGCGCGTCCGCCTCGCCGGCGAGATGGGCGAGATCGAGGCCGCGATCGCCCGCGCCGCCGCCCGCACCAGCGAGATCCGCCTGCAGATCCTCGCCATCGACGACACCGCCCGCACCGAGGCGCAGCGCGAGCTGAGCACCGTCGTCACCCGGCTGGCCGAACTGACCGAACGCGAGATCGCGATCCGCGACCGGCTGAGCCGCACCGAGATCCGCGCCCCCATCGACGGCGTCGTCAACGAGCTGAACATCCACACCCTAGGCGGCGTCGTCACCCCCGCCGAGGTGCTGGTCACCCTCGTCCCCCGGGACAGCCCGCTGCGCGTCGACATCAAGCTGCCGCCCACCGCGATCGAGCAGGTCAGCCTGAACCAGGTCGCCCGCCTGCGCTTTCCCGCCTTCAACCAGCGCGTCACCCCCGAACTGCGCGGCGCCATCGTCCACATCTCTCCTGCCACCACGACCGACCGCACGACCGGCCAGTCCTACTACCAGGCCACCGTCGACATCGCCCCCGGAGAGATCGCAAAACTCCACGACAGCCACCTCATCCCCGGCATGCCCGTCGAAGTCTTCGTCACAACACAAGACCGCACCGTCGCATCATACCTCATCAAACCCATCACCGACAGATTCGCACACGCCTTCAGAGAACGCTGA
- a CDS encoding SH3 domain-containing protein, whose amino-acid sequence MIYLRAESGADIAKLGGDPNRLTGDFAAPPGAIVLERNEGSGAKAMLVAAITKHKCYYLGYQSVCAAPDATAAPDLSDGEAAVQVLVTLNVRSQPRRAAPLIGTVPKDSNVVVNLCLTTSDGIWCRADFGGKTGWMAKSVVRQQEWPVISFVNAKE is encoded by the coding sequence ATGATCTATCTGCGCGCCGAAAGTGGTGCGGATATCGCAAAATTGGGTGGTGATCCGAACCGCCTGACCGGAGACTTTGCAGCCCCTCCTGGCGCAATCGTGCTGGAGCGGAATGAAGGCAGCGGAGCGAAAGCCATGCTTGTGGCCGCCATCACGAAACACAAATGCTATTACCTTGGATATCAAAGTGTCTGCGCCGCACCGGACGCAACGGCCGCACCAGATCTGTCGGATGGAGAGGCGGCCGTTCAGGTGCTTGTCACGCTCAATGTGCGCAGCCAGCCGCGCCGGGCGGCGCCGCTGATCGGCACCGTCCCCAAGGACTCCAATGTGGTCGTGAATCTTTGCCTAACCACGTCCGACGGCATCTGGTGCCGGGCGGATTTCGGCGGGAAAACCGGCTGGATGGCAAAATCTGTCGTGCGGCAACAGGAATGGCCCGTCATTTCGTTCGTGAACGCCAAAGAATAG
- a CDS encoding amidase — MTIADMAAAYRRGSLGPVQVVAEAQARIAARNPVLNAFADPMVAASQAAAEAAERALARGADLGPLHGIPVAIKDIIDVAGAPTAWGTRAESPRIAAADAVLVARLRAAGAIILGKTECLEYAYGVAHPEVGQTNNPLDPARTAGGSSGGSAAAVADGIVPAAIGTDTGGSIRIPAAYCGIVGMKPSFGRVPLEGVFPLSPALDHAGPLTRTVADAALVLACIAGSQMSCDHTGPLRIGILRQHFPTDPANRPVADEIEAALACLTDMTLRDVTLPALDDANAVLMDLLLPEAALIHQALSHRNPAGYAPATLAQIRAGAVVPAIRYIRAKERQTAIREAVDMMFDTCDVLLSPTVPFTAPFEDPLIEDGGDSEISATGFANLTGHPSIALPCGRVDGLPVSLQVTGPRAGDAFLLSAAQRIETALSVRLGLH, encoded by the coding sequence ATGACCATCGCCGACATGGCTGCGGCCTATCGCCGGGGCAGCCTCGGCCCGGTGCAGGTCGTGGCCGAGGCGCAAGCGCGCATCGCGGCCCGCAACCCGGTGCTGAACGCCTTCGCCGATCCGATGGTGGCCGCCAGCCAAGCGGCGGCAGAAGCAGCAGAACGCGCCCTGGCGCGCGGTGCCGACCTTGGCCCGCTGCACGGGATCCCCGTCGCGATCAAGGATATCATCGACGTCGCGGGCGCCCCGACAGCTTGGGGAACGCGCGCGGAATCGCCCCGGATCGCGGCAGCGGATGCGGTCCTTGTCGCGCGCCTGCGCGCCGCTGGGGCCATCATCCTGGGCAAGACCGAATGCCTTGAATACGCCTACGGCGTGGCCCATCCGGAGGTCGGCCAGACGAACAATCCGCTGGACCCCGCACGCACCGCCGGCGGGTCCAGCGGCGGCTCCGCCGCTGCGGTGGCCGACGGCATCGTGCCAGCCGCCATCGGCACCGATACCGGCGGGTCGATCCGGATTCCCGCCGCCTATTGCGGCATCGTGGGGATGAAGCCCAGCTTTGGCCGCGTGCCGCTGGAGGGCGTCTTTCCCCTGTCGCCCGCTCTTGACCATGCCGGGCCGCTTACCCGCACCGTGGCTGACGCAGCCTTGGTGCTGGCCTGCATCGCGGGCAGCCAGATGTCGTGCGATCACACCGGGCCGCTGCGCATCGGCATCCTGCGGCAGCACTTTCCCACCGATCCAGCCAACCGCCCCGTCGCGGATGAGATCGAGGCCGCGCTAGCCTGCCTGACCGACATGACCTTGCGCGACGTGACCTTGCCTGCGCTCGACGACGCCAACGCCGTCCTGATGGATCTGCTGCTGCCAGAGGCGGCCTTGATCCATCAGGCTCTGTCCCACCGCAATCCCGCCGGATACGCCCCCGCCACGCTGGCGCAGATCCGCGCCGGGGCCGTCGTGCCTGCCATCCGCTACATCAGGGCAAAGGAACGCCAGACCGCGATCCGCGAGGCCGTCGATATGATGTTCGACACCTGCGACGTGTTGCTCTCACCGACTGTGCCATTCACCGCACCCTTCGAGGATCCGCTGATCGAAGACGGCGGCGACAGCGAGATCAGCGCCACGGGCTTTGCCAATCTGACCGGGCACCCGTCGATCGCGCTGCCCTGCGGCCGGGTGGATGGCCTTCCGGTGAGCCTGCAGGTAACGGGTCCGCGGGCGGGCGACGCGTTTCTGCTGTCTGCCGCGCAGCGGATCGAGACCGCGCTTTCAGTCAGGCTTGGCCTGCACTGA
- a CDS encoding M20/M25/M40 family metallo-hydrolase, translating to MTKDVENWLAAQDAATIETLKDFCRIPSVSTDPAFAADVRRAAQFVVDRLTDAQLPTVELVETDGHPCIFAEWIVDPAKPTILIYGHYDVQPPDPLGKWQTPPFEPDIRNDRLYARGASDDKGSLLIPLMVARAYAAVHGAPPLNLKFLIEGEEESGSPHFAPTVAAMADRLACDLVVSADGAMWRADLPSITVASRGMLAMELTVRGASKDLHSGRHGGSAPNPVRALARMMASLHDDDGRVTVPGFADAATPPDPAIIDAINDVAFDVADYFDSIGAPRPDPLPDGPALLTRQWLVPTLEFNGISGGYAGQGTKTVIPSEAAVKITCRLVAGQDPDAVFAAIRDHLTAVRPAGYTMDLHRHGPGSKAFALDPDMPGLAVAEEILTDIMGTRPLRVAMGATIPIGAVFAAHLDVGTIFFSFSTSDEDYHAPNEFYRLSSLRSGQIAWARLFDRLAL from the coding sequence ATGACGAAGGACGTCGAAAACTGGCTGGCGGCACAGGATGCTGCCACCATCGAAACGCTGAAGGATTTCTGCCGCATCCCCAGCGTCAGCACCGATCCGGCCTTTGCCGCGGACGTGCGCCGTGCGGCACAGTTCGTCGTGGACCGGCTGACAGACGCGCAGTTGCCCACCGTCGAACTGGTCGAAACCGACGGCCACCCCTGCATCTTTGCGGAATGGATCGTCGATCCGGCGAAGCCCACGATCCTGATCTATGGCCACTACGACGTGCAGCCGCCCGATCCGCTGGGCAAATGGCAGACGCCGCCGTTCGAGCCGGATATCCGCAACGACCGCCTCTATGCCCGTGGCGCATCCGACGACAAAGGCTCGCTGCTGATCCCGCTGATGGTCGCGCGCGCCTACGCCGCCGTGCATGGCGCGCCGCCGCTGAACCTCAAGTTCCTGATCGAGGGCGAAGAGGAAAGCGGCTCGCCGCATTTTGCCCCCACGGTCGCCGCGATGGCAGACCGTCTGGCCTGCGACCTCGTCGTCTCGGCCGACGGAGCGATGTGGCGCGCCGACCTGCCGTCGATCACCGTGGCCAGCCGCGGCATGCTCGCGATGGAACTGACGGTCAGGGGGGCGTCGAAGGACCTGCACTCTGGCCGCCACGGCGGGTCGGCGCCCAATCCGGTGCGCGCACTGGCGCGCATGATGGCTAGCCTGCACGACGACGATGGCCGCGTGACGGTGCCCGGTTTTGCGGATGCCGCAACGCCGCCGGACCCCGCGATTATTGACGCGATCAACGATGTTGCCTTTGACGTTGCCGATTATTTCGACAGCATCGGTGCGCCACGACCCGATCCGCTGCCGGACGGACCGGCGCTGCTGACCCGCCAATGGCTGGTCCCGACGCTGGAGTTCAACGGGATTTCCGGCGGCTACGCGGGGCAGGGAACCAAGACGGTCATCCCGTCAGAGGCCGCGGTCAAGATCACCTGTCGCCTTGTCGCGGGGCAGGACCCGGATGCGGTCTTTGCCGCGATCCGCGATCACCTGACCGCCGTACGGCCTGCCGGATACACCATGGACCTGCACCGCCACGGACCGGGGTCGAAGGCCTTCGCGCTGGACCCCGACATGCCCGGCCTCGCCGTGGCCGAGGAGATCCTGACGGACATCATGGGCACGCGCCCCCTGCGGGTTGCGATGGGGGCTACGATCCCGATCGGTGCGGTCTTCGCGGCGCATCTGGACGTCGGCACGATCTTCTTTTCCTTCTCGACCTCGGACGAGGATTATCACGCGCCGAACGAGTTCTACCGCCTGTCCTCCTTACGCAGCGGCCAGATCGCCTGGGCGCGGCTCTTCGACCGGCTGGCGCTATGA
- a CDS encoding SDR family NAD(P)-dependent oxidoreductase: MKIAFDGKTVIVTGAAQGIGRAIALAFADLGATVHAVDVDANGLAQTAAHDAITAHTLDIGDRDAVQALIPGLDADVLVNCAGGVRGQVGRPIEDISAADWQTIFDVNLSGTFFMAQAVAPGMKAKVRGRIVNISSGAGRTISLTGIQAYASAKAGQIGLTRQLGHELGQFGITVNCVAPGFVRSNPTTERQWEAMGEAGQTALLNNIAMRTLGKPADIANAVLFFASDHAGWITGETLGVDGGK; this comes from the coding sequence ATGAAGATCGCATTTGACGGCAAGACCGTGATCGTTACGGGGGCGGCCCAAGGCATCGGGCGCGCCATAGCACTGGCCTTTGCTGACCTTGGTGCGACGGTCCACGCGGTGGACGTGGACGCGAACGGGCTGGCGCAGACGGCCGCGCATGACGCAATCACTGCCCATACCCTCGACATCGGCGACCGCGACGCGGTGCAGGCGCTGATCCCCGGCCTCGACGCCGATGTGCTGGTCAACTGTGCCGGTGGCGTGCGCGGTCAGGTGGGCCGACCGATCGAGGACATTTCCGCCGCCGACTGGCAGACGATCTTTGACGTGAACCTCTCTGGCACCTTCTTCATGGCGCAGGCCGTGGCGCCGGGGATGAAGGCCAAGGTCCGCGGGCGGATCGTCAACATTTCCTCCGGTGCCGGGCGCACGATCAGCCTGACCGGCATTCAGGCCTACGCCAGCGCCAAGGCGGGCCAGATCGGCCTGACGCGTCAATTGGGACACGAACTCGGCCAGTTCGGCATCACCGTCAACTGCGTGGCCCCCGGTTTCGTCCGGTCCAACCCCACGACAGAGCGTCAGTGGGAGGCGATGGGCGAGGCGGGGCAGACCGCCCTTCTGAACAACATCGCGATGCGCACGTTGGGCAAGCCCGCGGATATCGCCAACGCGGTGCTGTTCTTTGCCTCTGACCACGCAGGTTGGATCACCGGCGAAACCCTTGGCGTGGATGGTGGCAAATGA
- a CDS encoding ketopantoate reductase family protein: MSTQILIWGAGAIGASLGAAFQRAGEDVLYVDADATHVAAMNDAGLTIEGPVHPDHRAARAVTPADLTGTFDRIFLCVKALHTEDAVAALAPHLAADGYVVSAQNGLNEVGIAQVVGANRTIGCFVNFGADYLSPGVVHYSGRGAVVVGELDGQDTDRIRDLHRLMLTFDDRAVTTDNIWGYLWGKMTYGALLFGTALTDDSIVDVLDGADCRAVLTALGQETGAVAASQGVTPVGFNGFHPEAFAPGAPQAALDRTFDEMVAHNRTSTKTHSGIWRDLAVRKRKTECEAQLGPIVATGRANGVPTPLTERLMAMIAQIERGERPLARENLKELAEVMA; encoded by the coding sequence GTGAGCACGCAGATCCTGATCTGGGGTGCGGGGGCCATCGGCGCCTCGCTTGGGGCCGCATTCCAGCGCGCGGGCGAGGATGTGCTTTACGTCGATGCCGACGCGACGCATGTCGCGGCGATGAATGACGCGGGGCTGACCATCGAAGGCCCCGTTCATCCCGACCACAGGGCGGCCCGCGCCGTCACGCCCGCCGATCTGACCGGCACGTTTGATCGCATCTTTCTTTGCGTGAAGGCACTGCACACGGAAGATGCGGTCGCCGCACTGGCCCCGCATCTGGCAGCGGACGGCTACGTCGTCTCGGCCCAGAACGGTCTGAACGAGGTTGGCATCGCACAGGTCGTGGGGGCAAATCGGACCATCGGCTGTTTTGTCAACTTCGGCGCCGACTACCTGTCGCCGGGCGTCGTCCATTATTCCGGGCGCGGTGCGGTCGTGGTCGGAGAGTTGGACGGTCAGGATACGGACCGCATCCGCGACCTGCACCGTTTGATGCTGACATTCGACGACCGGGCGGTCACGACCGACAACATCTGGGGCTACCTCTGGGGCAAGATGACCTATGGCGCGCTGCTGTTCGGCACGGCGCTCACGGACGATTCCATCGTCGATGTGCTGGACGGCGCAGACTGCCGCGCGGTGCTGACAGCACTGGGACAGGAAACCGGGGCTGTCGCCGCGTCCCAAGGTGTCACGCCTGTCGGTTTCAACGGCTTCCACCCCGAGGCCTTCGCGCCCGGCGCGCCGCAGGCGGCGCTGGATCGCACGTTTGATGAGATGGTGGCCCATAACCGCACCTCGACTAAGACCCACTCCGGCATCTGGCGTGATCTGGCGGTGCGCAAGCGCAAGACAGAATGCGAGGCGCAGCTGGGCCCCATCGTGGCGACCGGGCGGGCCAATGGCGTCCCGACGCCGCTGACGGAACGCCTCATGGCGATGATCGCGCAGATCGAACGGGGCGAACGCCCGCTGGCGCGCGAAAACCTGAAGGAACTGGCAGAGGTCATGGCATGA
- a CDS encoding creatininase family protein, with protein MKISDMSWQQVEDYLKTDDLCVLPLGSTEQHAGLSLSVDSILAEKMALDAAEPLGLPVFPVLAYGVTPYFMAYPGTISLRVETYVAVVRDILDGLYHQGFRRIFIVNGHGGNAPAGSLAIEWMADHPGTSVKFHNWWNAPQTFAKVQDIDPVASHASWMENFLWTRLPGDLPTQQKPMTDLVAMRAMDPAQTRALLGDGNFGGYYQRDDAEMQDLWETGVAETRALMEGPWPQVKK; from the coding sequence TTGAAAATCTCTGACATGAGTTGGCAACAGGTCGAGGACTACCTGAAGACCGATGACCTCTGTGTCCTGCCGCTGGGCAGCACCGAACAGCACGCGGGCCTGTCCCTGTCCGTCGATTCGATCCTGGCTGAAAAGATGGCGCTGGATGCGGCAGAGCCGCTGGGTCTGCCGGTGTTCCCGGTGCTGGCCTATGGCGTAACACCCTACTTCATGGCCTATCCCGGCACGATCAGCCTGCGGGTAGAGACCTACGTCGCAGTCGTGCGCGACATCCTCGACGGTCTTTACCATCAGGGCTTCCGCCGCATCTTTATCGTCAACGGCCACGGCGGCAACGCCCCCGCCGGGTCGCTCGCGATCGAGTGGATGGCCGATCATCCCGGCACCTCCGTAAAGTTCCATAACTGGTGGAACGCGCCGCAGACCTTTGCCAAGGTGCAGGACATCGACCCGGTGGCGAGCCACGCCTCCTGGATGGAAAACTTCCTCTGGACCCGTCTGCCCGGTGATTTACCGACGCAGCAGAAACCGATGACCGACCTCGTCGCCATGCGCGCGATGGACCCGGCCCAGACGCGGGCCTTGCTGGGCGACGGCAACTTCGGCGGCTATTACCAGCGCGACGATGCGGAGATGCAGGACCTTTGGGAGACCGGCGTGGCCGAGACCCGCGCGCTGATGGAAGGCCCCTGGCCGCAGGTGAAGAAGTGA
- a CDS encoding GntR family transcriptional regulator, giving the protein MDVEIDRDSSVSARQQIRATIVAQIASGALRTGEPLPSVRDLADRSGLAPMTVTRVYADLKQGGLIEARAGSGTFVAESALTRLGAGGAAAGIWQAIDDLVADATRRGISVGDLLSLVASRDRAATATVNVVMVGLFIAATRSYAARVTAQTGVAVAAVALLDEEPSDADLTARLAGADLILTFDNLHPRLAALAPQARIVSLRFIPAEATRLALAGLDPLAKVVAVSRFEDFLPVLTAGMRRFAAHVPTVSARVMGDADLSDLLAGADVVVMSTGAERAADQAPAGATLIEYRHVPDPGDIDRQVAPLLGLLPPSARKEAS; this is encoded by the coding sequence ATGGACGTAGAGATTGACCGAGACAGTTCGGTTTCCGCCCGCCAGCAAATTCGCGCGACCATCGTCGCCCAGATTGCCTCCGGCGCGCTCCGGACCGGAGAGCCCTTGCCGTCGGTCCGCGATCTGGCCGACCGGTCGGGCCTTGCGCCGATGACGGTCACGCGGGTCTATGCGGACCTTAAGCAAGGCGGGCTGATCGAGGCGCGGGCCGGGTCCGGCACTTTTGTCGCCGAAAGCGCGTTGACACGGCTGGGTGCGGGCGGGGCTGCGGCGGGGATCTGGCAGGCCATCGACGATCTTGTCGCGGACGCGACAAGGCGTGGTATCAGCGTGGGCGATCTGTTGTCGCTGGTCGCATCCCGCGACCGTGCCGCGACGGCCACGGTCAACGTCGTCATGGTCGGCCTGTTCATCGCGGCGACCCGCAGCTATGCGGCCCGGGTCACGGCGCAGACCGGCGTAGCCGTCGCCGCCGTGGCGCTGCTGGACGAGGAGCCGTCCGACGCCGATCTGACGGCGCGGCTGGCGGGTGCGGACCTGATCCTGACCTTCGACAACCTGCACCCGCGGCTGGCGGCGCTGGCGCCGCAGGCGCGGATCGTCTCCCTGCGGTTCATCCCGGCCGAGGCGACGCGCCTCGCCCTTGCGGGCCTTGATCCATTGGCCAAGGTCGTCGCCGTGTCGCGATTCGAGGATTTTTTGCCAGTGCTGACCGCCGGCATGCGCCGCTTTGCAGCCCATGTGCCGACGGTCAGCGCGCGAGTCATGGGCGACGCCGATCTGTCGGATCTGCTGGCCGGTGCGGACGTCGTCGTCATGTCCACCGGTGCCGAACGCGCCGCCGATCAGGCGCCCGCGGGGGCCACCCTGATCGAATACCGCCACGTGCCGGACCCCGGCGACATCGACCGACAGGTCGCGCCGCTGCTCGGTCTTCTCCCTCCCTCTGCGCGAAAGGAAGCGTCTTGA